In Fluviispira sanaruensis, a genomic segment contains:
- a CDS encoding ADP-ribosyl-(dinitrogen reductase) hydrolase has protein sequence MELERLLFAPAISEKLICKCPPVSVEEIEEAFFNWEGFWVLDDREDHKSVPPTYWFISETCDGRLLKVVIKPVPNTDVAYVRTAYDADEEEIIIYEKKSKNYRSKR, from the coding sequence ATGGAATTGGAACGTCTTCTTTTTGCTCCTGCAATTAGTGAAAAGCTTATATGTAAATGTCCTCCAGTGAGTGTAGAAGAAATTGAAGAAGCATTTTTTAATTGGGAAGGATTTTGGGTACTCGATGATAGAGAAGACCATAAGTCAGTGCCACCAACTTACTGGTTTATAAGCGAAACCTGTGATGGAAGGCTACTAAAAGTAGTTATTAAACCTGTTCCTAATACAGATGTTGCGTATGTTCGAACAGCATATGACGCAGATGAAGAGGAGATTATAATTTATGAAAAAAAATCGAAAAACTACCGTTCTAAAAGATAA